The sequence GCACCATCCGGGCCTCGATGGAGCGCACCGGAGCCGATCCCAAGATCGTGTTCGGAGTCTGGTGGATGGCGCGCAAGTACGTGGCCGACGAAGCCGAATGGCGCCGCGTCTCGCCCCTGGACCTGGTCGAGCAAGCAGGGCCGGACCATCCGGAGCTCTATCTCTCCTGCGGCCTCTACGATGCCTACGGCAACTACGAAGGCACCGAACGTCTGGCCAATCTGGCTCGTGAGCGTGGCGTCAGGACCGAGTGGCACCCGCTCTACGGCGGCCACTGCGCGTCGGACGTGGCCTCGCTGGCCGACTTCCTCGTGAAGTGAATCAGGACACGCCAGGCGACATGAGCCCTGCTCGGGCCAGCAGTTCGCGGACACGTCGTGCCAGCGCGATGTGTTCGGGGTTGGAGACCGTGAAGCGCTCAGGGGTCAGGATGATCAACGTGCCCTGGTCTCCGACAGGTTCGATGCGCACGGGTGCGGGCAGTGGCGGCACCGTGCCGCGGTGACGGGACAGGTAGGTTACCCAGCCCAGCAAGATGTCCGCATTGCCGTCCTTATCGTCCAGCTCCCGATGCATGCGGGACATGGCGGCAACCCATTCAGGCTCCCAGGCCAGGGCCATGCTTCGCACCACTTCGGCTAGAACGGATGCCGTGAAAATCCGCTCCGCATTCGGTCCCTGATTGGGGAGCGACAGGAAACAGGAATTGGAATGCGCTTCCGCGTATCCGCCGCAACGGATGCGAAGGGCCGCACAATCACGACTTGTTCCACCGTTGTCGAACCAGAAGCTGAAGCCCAGGTCCTCGAAAACGGGTCCCCCTCTCTCCCGGTTGACGCCTCGCCGGAACATCTCAGCGAGCAAAGGCATGTCGGGCGGCATCAGGGAATGCGTGCGCGCGTCCTTCCGCGACCTGGCGGGCTTGTACCAGTGAGCCAGGAAAGGGTCGCACTCCGCCAGGCGGTTGAGAAAGCTCGCTGTGCGACGGGCGCATTCCTCGGGAGACTCCTTTCGCGGCCCCCAGTAGGCACCCGCGAAGTAGGTATCTGGATAGGTCTCGGCTTCGAGCTTCACCGTCATGAGGTCATCCACCTAAAGGGAGGGCAGGGGTGTGGACGATTTCGACCCCCACAACACGCGCGTTCTTGAGAAGTTCGCGGAAGGCATCAGCGGCCGCCTTCTCCGCGACGTGCCACCGGACGAGAATACCCGTGCCCCGGACTTTTCGACTCTGCCGATCTGCTTGATCAACGAGCATCTGTGCTCCGGAGTTCCGGAACCACTCCTTTGGCTCCAGGCCTTCGAAGAACTTCGCATACCCAGGCCCTTTTGCCTCAAGCAGGACACCGTCCTTGAAGCCATCAAACTTCACGTCGCCGACCCAGTACGCCTCATCCGCGGAGTGCCCACTGATCTGCTCCTGATAGCGCCGGGCACGCGTGGACATCGACTCGTTGGCGGGCGCCCACTGTCCGGGGCCTTTGGACGGAGCAGCGCCACTGCCAGTCGTGTTTGCGCGGTGGAGGATGATGGCTGCCCCAGGGCCACCGCTCAGTGCCGTCGCCGCGCGTCCTGCGGGTACTGAGACGCGCTCCAGTGCCAACGCGCCTTCCGCTGACAGCGAGAGCACCGGCACCGAGACTTCCGCGCCCAGCGACATCCCTTTCAATGTCCGTGTCGTGGCCGACGCCGCGCCCCAGGTGACGAGCATCCCAGTCGTGAGCCGCGACACTTCTCGGATCTGCTCGCCGCGGGTCATGGACTGGAAGCGTTCCCAGTATGCGGGCGACGACGTGATGAGCGCCGACACACCCGCTGGCAGGTTTCTCAGTCCCGCGATGCTGTCCACCGGACGCGTGAGCACCTGTCCGAGCGCGTGGTACAGCTCCCCGAAGGCGTCCTCGGCTCCGTCCAGCGAGCGGCCGAGGACGTCCGCGTCGTCGTACACTTCCGCCAGGGGCCGCCAGTCCGTCGCCTGGAGCCGCGCATCCACGGCGCGGAAGACGCCGCCCTTGCCGCTGTAGAAGCGGCCCAGCTCGAAGCCATGCGCGCGGAAGGCGCCGTCCTTCCACTCGACGGGGGCCACCTTCTGCTGGGTGCGCCCGCTGAGCGCCCACGCGAGGTAGCCATCCGGCCGCAACACCGCGACCTGCTCGCGAGCAAAGCGCTCCACCCGGCGCTGCAATTCCTCGCGCGAGACTTCGCCTTCCTCCAGCACCTCGCGCAGCAGGAAGCCCGCCGCCATGCGTGGTGGGAAGGACTGCAACGTGACGGGCTTGCCCAGCAGCACTCCCAACAGCCGCGCCGCATGCGTGGGCGTCAGCACTGCTCCCAGGGGACGCTCATCCCGCGCGTCCAGCCCCGCGTCCGTCAGCAACTGCTCCCATGCATCCGCGCGGACGCCTGAACTCGCGACGACGCGACCGGAGCCTGGAGCCCCCATGGACTCCCGGGGTGCGTAGCGCAGGGTCCTGCTGGAGACAGCCTGCGCGCAGCCCGTGAAGAGCATGAGCACGCAGCACCACAGGACTCCCATCCGCATGACGCCACTCCAGGTCCGGACGCAGGTGACGCCGTCCCGACCTGGAGTGTCCTCCACCCGCGACTACTGGATCGCGAAGATGAGCGTCACCTTCGCCTGCACCGTCTGCTCCTCCGGCTGGATGGGCGTGGTGGGCGCGCTTCGCGCTTCCGCCATGTCCATGGCGAAGGTGGCCGGGTACAGGCGCGGCGCTTCCGTCACCGTGCTCGCGTCCAGCACCGAGCCCAGCTTCACGTTCAGCGACGCGGCCAGCACGTCCGCGGACTTCCTCGCCCGCGCCACCGCCTGCCGCAGCGCCTCTCCCTGCACCGCGTCCTGGCGGCTCAGGCCGAAGCGCACGGAGTCCACCCGGTTCGCTCCCGCCGCCAACGCCTTGTCCAGGAGGCTCCCCACCTTGGAGAGGTCCGTCACGTGGACGCTCACCAGGTTGCTCACGCGGTAGCCCTTGAGCTTCGGCTCACCGCCCTGCGGGGGCGACGGCGTGTACTCGGGATAGACGTTGTAGTTGCGCGTCTGCAGGTCCCGCTTCGCGATGCCCGCTCCGGTGAGCGCCGCGAGCACCTTCTCCATCCGCTTCGCGTTCTCCTCCCCCGCGGCCTTCGCGTTCGCGGCGGACGTCTCCACCGCCACGTCGATGAAGGCCTCGTCGGGCTGGGCCTTCACCTCGCCCGTGCCCTCCACGCGCAGCGTGCGCACCTGTGGATCCACGGGCGGCCGCGGCTGCGGTGAACCGGACGGGGGAACCTGCGCCTGCGCCGCGGCCGTGAAGCCCGCGAGCACCACCAACGTCGTCAACATCCTGCGAACAGCGGACATGGCGCCTCCTTCCCAAGGCGGGGGAACCTTCGCGCGGGTCGCGCGAAAGCCCCCTCATACCCCTGGGACGCCCCTGCCCCGGTGGACATTCACCGGGCCCCGGGACATCCAGCGCCGGACGCCCACTTCAGTGCAGCGAGTCGCCCGAGGAGTCGAGCGACATCACCGACTCCAGCGGCTTCCTCAGCGGACGCGGCGCGGCCTTGCGCACCTGGGTCACCGCCTTGCGGCGCGCGACGCGCAGCGCGTCCCGCCCCATGTCCATCACCGCCGCCACCGCGCCCGTCAGCAGGTTGCCCGGGGGCGTGTCCGGCTGGGCCGGGTGCGGGTGCGTGGGCGCGGCCTTCTTCGCCAGCTCCAGCGCCTCGCCCACCTGCCGCAGCTCCTGCGGCTTGAAGGCCTTCTTCACCTCCGGGAAGAGGTACTGCTCCTCCTCCGTCACGTGCGCGCGCACGTTCTCCATCAGCACGTGCACCTTCGCGTCGAAGCGCTCGGACTCCGGCGGCATCGTGTCCAGCTCCGACAGCACCCACTTCACCACGTGGTGCTCCTCCAGCGCGCGCAGCACGTCCGGGGACAGCTCCTCGGAGCGCGCGCGCACGGCCGGGTAGAAGACCTGCTCCTCGATGGCCGCGTGGATGGACAGCTCCCGCACCATCTCGTCCACCAGCTTGCGCTTGTGCGCCAGCGCGTGGTCGCCCGCCTTCTCGAACTTGCGGAACAGCTGCTCCACCGTCTTGTGGTCCGCCTTCAGCAACGTGATGGCATCCATGGGCCGTCTCCCTTCCGTTGAGTCAGGGGCCGCGCATCCCCCGTCGTGAAACCGCTCGGGCCCCTGATGGCCCTGGCGCAGCGCGGCACGGAGTGAAGGGTGGGGATGGATTCCCGGCCGTGCCCACCCCCGCCGCCCTGGCCCCCGCGTCCGGCCGGAGGGCAGGCGGCCAGAAGGCCCCGAGTGTCCGGAACCGGTCGAAAAACCGCACCGGGCCCCACTCCCCGGACGCCCCGGGCGTGCACACCGTGCGCGGCCAGATCGGTCTCGCGCGGGCGGCGGGCAAGGGAACAGGGGCAATACCGTGACGACGAACAGCTTGCGTCTGCGGGTGGCGCGCATCACCCGTGAGGCGGAAGGCATCCAGTCCTACGAGCTCGTCTCCCAGGACGGCGGCGCCCTGCCCGAGTTCGAGGCCGGCGCCCACCTGGACGTGCAGGTGCCGGGCCTCAACGGCATGCGCCAGTACTCGCTCTGCAACGACCCGGGTGAGACGCACCGCTACGTCATCGCCGTGCAGCGCGACGCCAACGGCCGCGGCGGCTCCAGGGCGATGCACGAGAACGTCCACGAGGGCGACGTGCTCAGCGTGAGCGAGCCGGTCAACGACTTCCCGCTCCTGTATGGCCGCAGCTACGTGCTCATCGCGGGCGGCATCGGCATCACGCCCATCCTGGCCATGGCGCGCCTCCTGGAGCGCACGGGCGCGCAGTGGGTGCTGCACTACTGCGCCCGCGACTCGGAGCGCACGGCCTTCAAGGAGCTGCTGTCCACGCCATCCTTCGCGGGCCGCGTGCATATCCACCACGACGGCGGCGACCCCACGAAGGGGCTGGACGTGCGGGCGCTGCTGGCCACGCGCGGCCCGGGCACCCGGCTGTACTGCTGCGGCCCCGCGGGCCTGATGAAGGCCGTGCGCGAGGCGGCCGCGCTGCACAAGTGGCCCTGGGAGAAGGTGCACTTCGAGGCCTTCACCGCGGAGGGCACCTCCGCCACCCACGCCACGGCGGAGGAGGACTTCGAGGTGGCGCTCAAGAGCACCGGCCAGGTGCTGCGCGTGCCGGCCGGCAAGACGGTGCTCAACGTGCTGCGCACCCACGGCGTCAAGGTGGAGAGCGACTGCGAGGCGGGCTCGTGTGGCACCTGCGTCACGCGCGTGTGCGAGGGAACGCCGGACCACCGGGATACGTTCTTCCAGCAGGAAGCCGCCGGGGACGCGAGGATGCTGGTCTGCGTGTCTCGCGCCCGGTCCAAGCGGCTGGTGCTGGACCTGTAGCCAGTTCCCCGAGCCTCGGGGAGCCTGTAACCGGGCCTGGCGTTTTGGAGCGCGCCAGTGCGCGGCGGGCCGCCTATGCTCGCGCCCCGCTCGCACACGAGAGAGGCTGATGAGCGACGGGACGTTGTTCTCCATGGACACTCCGCCCACCGAGGCCCGGTTCCAGAACCGGCTCTGGGTGGCGGACCTGCTGGACCTCACGGGCGCGGCGCTCGTGGGTTGGGGTGCGGTGCGCGCGGCGGAGTGGGTGTCCACGGCCGGTCTGTTGGGGTTCGCCATGGGAGCCGCCTGGCTCCTCCTGTCCTGCGTGGGCGGGCTGACGGGGCTCACCCCGGGCCGTCACGCCCTGGGGCTCAAGCTGGAGCGCGCGGAAGGAAAGGCGCCCGGCCTGGGCGCGGGGCTTTTGCGCGCGCTCACCGCGCCGGTGGAGCTGGTGCTCCAGGTGGTGCTGCAGCGCCGGCCGCTGGATGAACAGCTGGGCGTGCACGCGAGCGTGATTCCCGGCGGCGTGCGCGGCTGGGCGCGCAGCCTGCCCCTGCCGCTGGTGGGGGGGGTGCTGCTCGTCGGCGCGGTGTGGAGCATCGTCACGCCCACGCGCCAGGAGATGCTCCAGTACCTGGACCGCACGCTGACCGGGTGGCACTGCTGCCACGGCACGCGCGAGGTGACGTGGCAGTGCCGCACGTCCCTGTCCCGCGCGGTGCGCAACGCGAGCGGCGGCGACACGGAGGTCGCGGACTTCGTGCGCAACGAGTGCCCCGTGGCCGCCGCGCGGCTGGGGCCCTGAGGCGTAGGGGGCCCGCGGGGCTCCCTTCGGGCTTCAGCGCTTGATCAGCGCGAACATGTCCTCGCCTTCATCGCAGCTCACCCACGCGGCCTTCTTGGGGACGTCGGGCGCCTTCTGGTTCACCTTGAAGTAGCGCTCCTCCACCTTGACCGTGTGCGTCTGGTAGGGGTCCAGCCGCGCCATCCGCGCCTCCATCCGCCTGTTCAGGACGATGACGCAGTTGTGCCAGGTCCGCTGGTCGCTGTTGATGACATAGAGCGTGCGGCCGAAGTCGCTTCCCAGCAGGCCGTCCACCTCCACCTGTCCCAGCAGGCGCGAGCGCTCCACGGGCTTCGGCTCGGGCTTCGGCTCGGGAGTCGCCGCGACCGGCGGGGTGGGCTGCTCGATGGCGCTCGGGGGCAGCGTCGGCCCCGGACGCGCGTTCATCAGCACGAAGCGCGGCTCCTTCGCCTGTTCCGCCTCCTCGTCCAGCCGCAGGGTCATGCTCTGGCGGTTCGGGTTGATGGACACCACCGTCGCGGTCCCCAGCACCGGACGCTTGCGGGTGCCCTTCTGCGGCGGTCCCACCACCTTGAACACCGTGCCCGCGTTGGTGCCCTTGGGCACGTCCGCGTTCACCACGCGCTGGCCGCTGCCCGTCTCGCCGATCTTCGCCACGGGCACGTGCCCGGACACCAGCTCCACCGGACGCGTCGTCACGGGCCGCTTCGTCCCGGAGACGGGCTTCACCTCCGGCGGGGACTTCACCTCGGGCTCGGGCGCGCTCGCCACCACGCCCGCGTCCACGGCGGCCTCGGGAGGCGGCTCCACGGGCGGCGTCACCGCGGGAGGCGGCTCTTCTTTCGGAGGCGCGGCCGCCAGCACAGGCTCGGACGGCGGGAGCGTCTGGGGCACCACGGGCTGCTCGGCCGTGTGCGAGCGGAGCACGAAGGTGGTGATGCCCACGGTGGCGCCCACCAGCAGCAGCGCCGCCACGGCGATCCACGCCACCGGCCTGCGCTCGGACCGCGCCGGCACCGGGCCGGACGCGCTCGGGGAGACAGCGCCCTGGGCCGGTGCGGCCGGCAGGTGCACCGCCGTCGCGCCCAGCGCGGCCGCGTCCACGTCATCGGTGCTGCGCGCCACGCCTCCGGAGCCCGGCGTGCTCCGCGCCACGCCTCCGGAGCCCGGCGTGCTCCGCGCCACGCCACCAGAGCCCGGCGTGCTGCGCGCCACGCCCCCCGAACCCGGCACCGCCGCCGCCGGTCCGGAAGACGGATGGGACACGAACGTGCCCCCCGGCCCCATCGACGGTCCATCCACGTCGATGCGCCCCGTGTGGGGCCTGCCGCTGGCCGGATCCTCCGGAGTCCGCAGCGCCGTGGCACCGAAGGCCGCATCATCCGCGGCCGCGTTGCTCCCGGAGCCCGAGCCGCCGCTGTACAGCGCCGTGCCTGAACCGGCCCGGGGCGCGGGGGACGGCGTGCGCCGCTCGCCGTGCACGCCGGACGTCAGCTTGCGCTGCTCGGCGAAGGCCTCCGGGCAGAGCGCGCGGACGAACTCGCCCACCTCCTCCGCCCCCATGGGGGTGCCCGAGCGCAGCAGCTCCGCGTTGAGCGCCCGCGCGAAGTCGTCCGCCCGCGCGTACCGGTCCGCCGGCGAAGGCGCGAGCGCGCGGCGCAGCACCGCCTCCAGCGAGGGCTCCACGTCCGGACGGAAGTCCGTCAGCGGCGGCACCACCGGGTGCGACATGGCCGCCATCATCTCACCCACGGTGCCGTGGGGAACCAGCCCACGGCCCGCGAGCATCTCCCACACCACCACCGCGCAGGAGTAGATGTCGCTGCGGTGATCCAGCGGCTCCGCGCGGACCTGCTCCGGCGACATGTAGCCCAGCTTGCCCATCACCGTGGACGGCAGCGTGTACTTGCTGCGCGCGGTGGACTTCGCGAGGCCGAAGTCGATGACCTTCACCTCGCCCTCGTACGACACCATCACGTTGTGCGGGGACACGTCGCGGTGGACGATGCCCAGGGGCTCGCCGTCCGTGCCCGTCTTGCGGTGCGCGTACCCCAGGCCCTCCGCCATGCGCTGGCCGACGTAGAGCGCCACCGGCGTGGGCACCGCCCGCCCCTGCACCCGGGCCTGCTCCAGCAGGTACCCCAGGTCCACGCCCGCCACGTACTCCAGCGCCATGTAGTAGGTGCCGTCCGCCTCGCCCATGTCGTACACCTGGGCGATGGAGGAGTGGACCAGGTGCACCAGCACCTTGGCCTCGTGGTGGAACCGGTCCAGGAACTGCCGGTCCTTCACCAGCGCCGGCAGGATGGTCTTCACGATGCAGGGCTTTTCGAAGCCCGCCGCCCCGGACAGCTTCGCCAGGTACACCTCTCCCATGCCGCCCTGGCCCAGGAGGTGGACGAGCTCGTAGCGCCCGAAAAAACGGGGGGACTCTGTGGGTGCGGTGCTCATGACTTGGCGCTCCGGAGCGCAGCACGGACTCCCCCATGGAATCAAGCCGCGCACCACGCGCCTCCCCTTCC comes from Corallococcus macrosporus and encodes:
- a CDS encoding immunity 52 family protein, with the protein product MTVKLEAETYPDTYFAGAYWGPRKESPEECARRTASFLNRLAECDPFLAHWYKPARSRKDARTHSLMPPDMPLLAEMFRRGVNRERGGPVFEDLGFSFWFDNGGTSRDCAALRIRCGGYAEAHSNSCFLSLPNQGPNAERIFTASVLAEVVRSMALAWEPEWVAAMSRMHRELDDKDGNADILLGWVTYLSRHRGTVPPLPAPVRIEPVGDQGTLIILTPERFTVSNPEHIALARRVRELLARAGLMSPGVS
- a CDS encoding Tox-REase-5 domain-containing protein codes for the protein MRMGVLWCCVLMLFTGCAQAVSSRTLRYAPRESMGAPGSGRVVASSGVRADAWEQLLTDAGLDARDERPLGAVLTPTHAARLLGVLLGKPVTLQSFPPRMAAGFLLREVLEEGEVSREELQRRVERFAREQVAVLRPDGYLAWALSGRTQQKVAPVEWKDGAFRAHGFELGRFYSGKGGVFRAVDARLQATDWRPLAEVYDDADVLGRSLDGAEDAFGELYHALGQVLTRPVDSIAGLRNLPAGVSALITSSPAYWERFQSMTRGEQIREVSRLTTGMLVTWGAASATTRTLKGMSLGAEVSVPVLSLSAEGALALERVSVPAGRAATALSGGPGAAIILHRANTTGSGAAPSKGPGQWAPANESMSTRARRYQEQISGHSADEAYWVGDVKFDGFKDGVLLEAKGPGYAKFFEGLEPKEWFRNSGAQMLVDQADRQSRKVRGTGILVRWHVAEKAAADAFRELLKNARVVGVEIVHTPALPLGG
- a CDS encoding SIMPL domain-containing protein; its protein translation is MSAVRRMLTTLVVLAGFTAAAQAQVPPSGSPQPRPPVDPQVRTLRVEGTGEVKAQPDEAFIDVAVETSAANAKAAGEENAKRMEKVLAALTGAGIAKRDLQTRNYNVYPEYTPSPPQGGEPKLKGYRVSNLVSVHVTDLSKVGSLLDKALAAGANRVDSVRFGLSRQDAVQGEALRQAVARARKSADVLAASLNVKLGSVLDASTVTEAPRLYPATFAMDMAEARSAPTTPIQPEEQTVQAKVTLIFAIQ
- a CDS encoding hemerythrin domain-containing protein — its product is MDAITLLKADHKTVEQLFRKFEKAGDHALAHKRKLVDEMVRELSIHAAIEEQVFYPAVRARSEELSPDVLRALEEHHVVKWVLSELDTMPPESERFDAKVHVLMENVRAHVTEEEQYLFPEVKKAFKPQELRQVGEALELAKKAAPTHPHPAQPDTPPGNLLTGAVAAVMDMGRDALRVARRKAVTQVRKAAPRPLRKPLESVMSLDSSGDSLH
- a CDS encoding 2Fe-2S iron-sulfur cluster-binding protein, which produces MTTNSLRLRVARITREAEGIQSYELVSQDGGALPEFEAGAHLDVQVPGLNGMRQYSLCNDPGETHRYVIAVQRDANGRGGSRAMHENVHEGDVLSVSEPVNDFPLLYGRSYVLIAGGIGITPILAMARLLERTGAQWVLHYCARDSERTAFKELLSTPSFAGRVHIHHDGGDPTKGLDVRALLATRGPGTRLYCCGPAGLMKAVREAAALHKWPWEKVHFEAFTAEGTSATHATAEEDFEVALKSTGQVLRVPAGKTVLNVLRTHGVKVESDCEAGSCGTCVTRVCEGTPDHRDTFFQQEAAGDARMLVCVSRARSKRLVLDL
- a CDS encoding RDD family protein, whose amino-acid sequence is MSDGTLFSMDTPPTEARFQNRLWVADLLDLTGAALVGWGAVRAAEWVSTAGLLGFAMGAAWLLLSCVGGLTGLTPGRHALGLKLERAEGKAPGLGAGLLRALTAPVELVLQVVLQRRPLDEQLGVHASVIPGGVRGWARSLPLPLVGGVLLVGAVWSIVTPTRQEMLQYLDRTLTGWHCCHGTREVTWQCRTSLSRAVRNASGGDTEVADFVRNECPVAAARLGP
- a CDS encoding serine/threonine protein kinase produces the protein MSTAPTESPRFFGRYELVHLLGQGGMGEVYLAKLSGAAGFEKPCIVKTILPALVKDRQFLDRFHHEAKVLVHLVHSSIAQVYDMGEADGTYYMALEYVAGVDLGYLLEQARVQGRAVPTPVALYVGQRMAEGLGYAHRKTGTDGEPLGIVHRDVSPHNVMVSYEGEVKVIDFGLAKSTARSKYTLPSTVMGKLGYMSPEQVRAEPLDHRSDIYSCAVVVWEMLAGRGLVPHGTVGEMMAAMSHPVVPPLTDFRPDVEPSLEAVLRRALAPSPADRYARADDFARALNAELLRSGTPMGAEEVGEFVRALCPEAFAEQRKLTSGVHGERRTPSPAPRAGSGTALYSGGSGSGSNAAADDAAFGATALRTPEDPASGRPHTGRIDVDGPSMGPGGTFVSHPSSGPAAAVPGSGGVARSTPGSGGVARSTPGSGGVARSTPGSGGVARSTDDVDAAALGATAVHLPAAPAQGAVSPSASGPVPARSERRPVAWIAVAALLLVGATVGITTFVLRSHTAEQPVVPQTLPPSEPVLAAAPPKEEPPPAVTPPVEPPPEAAVDAGVVASAPEPEVKSPPEVKPVSGTKRPVTTRPVELVSGHVPVAKIGETGSGQRVVNADVPKGTNAGTVFKVVGPPQKGTRKRPVLGTATVVSINPNRQSMTLRLDEEAEQAKEPRFVLMNARPGPTLPPSAIEQPTPPVAATPEPKPEPKPVERSRLLGQVEVDGLLGSDFGRTLYVINSDQRTWHNCVIVLNRRMEARMARLDPYQTHTVKVEERYFKVNQKAPDVPKKAAWVSCDEGEDMFALIKR